Proteins encoded within one genomic window of Hemitrygon akajei chromosome 13, sHemAka1.3, whole genome shotgun sequence:
- the LOC140737623 gene encoding Friend virus susceptibility protein 1-like isoform X4: MNLFRRKKEATPEQFLIPGWTDNSAGFGMLANTLSQLGSPLSWEDRLLPRETPIGERVARLLRELNFPKQEGSLTDAFWLLATALRHQSGVLSAKKKELGELREEVEAMQQRCAMMGEVVRTSQNRASELEETGVKLACRALQLKHQLYKQKGSMSPDPARVRAMLAQGDDIDTWDGDIWYDDDDRYPDQPSYPPFPGPGPGEDTAQAQARPAMVTTYTYPTPQDEAEGNDFDSDYAQAEGDARVRPGEALNAGRRQVQYKDYTMKELSGMGQRFRQKPSEPLAAWLLRIWEEGGGHIYLTPEELVGMGTLATNPRLNQELRGRSVDTDYLFYTVTAAAYRVFPSAVDWDHKVADWETGEEGAQVLRQQALAAALYAHRLGQWAHGGGPEDELFTAGMQTRLVRSAAPALRGVVLSITGPLIGSPIARVIGAMQTLSEIATPRSRARPVSTDRQKKERPPGPSRRELFLSLLQAGVRKEEIDGL, translated from the coding sequence ATGAATTTGTTCCGCCGCAAGAAGGAGGCCACTCCCGAACAGTTCCTTATTCCCGGCTGGACGGATAATTCGGCCGGGTTCGGGATGCTGGCAAATACATTGTCTCAGTTGGGCTCTCCTCTCAGTTGGGAGGATCGCCTGCTACCACGGGAAACCCCTATCGGGGAAAGAGTGGCACGGTTATTGCGAGAGCTGAATTTTCCGAAGCAAGAGGGGTCCCTGACGGATGCTTTTTGGCTGCTGGCCACAGCCCTGAGGCATCAATCAGGAGTATTATCTGCTAAGAAGAAGGAATTGGGTGAATTAAGGGAGGAAGTTGAAGCCATGCAACAGAGGTGTGCTATGATGGGCGAAGTAGTGCGCACCAGTCAGAATCGGGCTTCTGAGCTGGAGGAAACGGGGGTCAAATTGGCATGTAGGGCCCTCCAATTGAAACACCAGTTGTATAAGCAAAAGGGATCTATGTCCCCGGATCCCGCCCGAGTAAGGGCAATGTTAGCACAAGGGGATGACATTGATACCTGGGATGGTGATATCTGGTATGATGATGACGACCGATATCCGGACCAACCATCTTACCCACCGTTCCCGGGCCCTGGCCCGGGAGAGGATACCGCCCAAGCCCAAGCCCGGCCGGCAATGGTCACCACGTATACTTATCCTACCCCCCAGGATGAGGCGGAGGGAAACGATTTTGATTCTGACTATGCTCAGGCCGAGGGCGATGCGCGGGTAAGACCGGGAGAGGCCCTAAACGCGGGTCggaggcaggtacaatataaGGATTACACCATGAAGGAATTGTCCGGGATGGGCCAGAGGTTCCGGCAGAAACCATCGGAACCTTTGGCGGCTTGGTTATtacggatatgggaagaaggaggggggcATATCTATCTAACCCCGGAGGAGTTGGTAGGTATGGGGACGTTAGCCACAAACCCTCGCCTTAATCAAGAGTTGCGGGGTCGGAGCGTCGACACTGATTATTTGTTCTATACTGTTACTGCTGCCGCCTATAGAGTCTTCCCTTCCGCTGTGGATTGGGACCATAAAGTTGCGGATTGGGAGACGGGGGAGGAAGGAGCACAGGTGCTGCGGCAGCAAGCCCTGGCGGCTGCCCTATATGCCCATCGGCTGGGCCAGTGGGCCCATGGGGGAGGGCCAGAGGATGAACTCTTCACCGCCGGTATGCAGACCCGCCTGGTCCGCTCAGCGGCTCCCGCATTACGGGGAGTTGTATTATCAATAACGGGACCCTTGATCGGGAGCCCTATCGCCCGTGTTATAGGGGCCATGCAGACATTGTCTGAAATAGCCACCCCCCGTAGCCGGGCTCGGCCCGTGTCTACGGATCGGCAGAAGAAAGAGCGACCGCCAGGACCGAGTAGGCGAGAACTGTTCCTCTCACTGTTGCAGGCAGGTGTCCGTAAGGAAGAAATAGATG